The genomic window CTAGAACAACTGCCAGCGGCTTTTACTCTACCGCAATGGGCGATAGCACGACTGCCAGCGGCTTTTTTTCTACCGCAATGGGCCAATTAACGACTGCCAGTGGCGGCGTTGCTACCGCCATGGGTGAACGCACGACGGCAAGCGGCGTCCGCTCTACCGCCATGGGCAACGGGACGACTGCCAGCGGCGACGAATCTACCGCCATGGGCAACAGCACGACTGCCAGCGGAAAGAATTCTACCGCCATGGGCAACGGGACGACTGCCAGCGGCTTAAACTCTACCGCTATCGGCTTTTTAACGACTGCGAGCGGCGATAGCGCCACCGCAATGGGCTTTTTCACTACTGCCAGCGCGAACAGCGCTACCGCCATGGGCCGGAACACGACTGCCAGCGGCTTAGACTCTACCGCCATGGGCTTTTTAACGACTGCGAGCGGCGATTTCTCTACCGCCATGGGTGCCGATACGATAGCTCCGTCCTTCAGTGAGACCACGGTTGGGTCCTACAATACGATATACACGCCAGTATCCAACCTCTTAAGCAATCCCATTGATCGCCTCTTCGTCATCGGCAACGGCACCTCTAATGGTAACCGCTCCGACGCTCTGATTGTCGAGAAAAGTGGTCAAGCCTTCTTCAAAGCGGATCCCGGGGCAATCGATGGGAGCTTAACCACCGACTATGCGGCTGTGATTGAGAACACCGACGCCACTGAGGGTGGTGACGCGCTCGCTCTGAAAGTTCAGACGGTTAACCCCACCAGTGCCTCCAATTTCCTCGCCTTCTTTGACGGAGACGACACCGTTTTGGGCGAAATTGACGGCAACGGGAGTGGTGGCGTCAGATTTCAATCCACTGGGGCCGACTACGCGGAATACCTCCCGGCTCTCGATCCGGATGAAGAATTGGAGGCCGGAGACCTGGTGGCCGTCCGCTCTGGCAAGATCACTCGGGACACCACCTCATTTGATCAACTGATGGTCATTTCGACCAATCCTATCGTGGTCGGAAACCAGCCAGCGGACTCCACGGGCTTCCATAAGGTTGCCTTCATCGGCCAAGTGCCGGTGAAGGTCAGTGGTCCCGTCCGTTCCGGAGACTACCTTCTCGCCTCTGGGCAGAACGATGGTACGGCGGTCGCCAAGCCCGCCGCAGAAATCCGCGCCAGCGACCGCAGCCGGATCATTGGCCGCGCCTGGGACAGCAGTGATGCCGCGGGCGAAAAACTCATCAACGCTGCCGTCGGCCTGGATCTTGGCGTAGCCCTCGTTTCCGAGATCAAAAGCCTCAACGAAGAGGTGGAGCAACTTCGCTCCCAACAGAGTCGTTTCAACGAGCGGCTTCAAAAGCTTGAAGGCCCTGGAAATGAGTGAAGCAAAGCAACGAAATCATGAGATAAGGAGAACTTGATGCCACATCTCTTCGGGCAACATTCTCCACCTGAATCGCATTAGACTTGGTATTCATTATGAAAACTTTTCTCGCTCTCTTTCTTGCTGTTTCGAGTGTCTCTGCTCAGCAGAGCAGCACCAATTACTCCATTCCAATCTCCAGCATTGATGGTGGAAACGGCACGTCTTCTTCCAGCAACTACACGATCGTTACTAGCTCCATTGGGGGGATTTTTGGACGGGGAAGCTCAACGAGCTACTCGGTGAGGAGCGGTTATGTCGAGCAGTTCTCATCGTTAGCCGACTTCATGCAGGGCATTGACCTGCGGGACTACAACAGCTGGAGTACGCAATTCCCAGGCACGGATCTCACCGACCGTCAGGGTGATGCTGACGGCGACCGCGTCAGCAATGAAGATGAATTCATTGCGCTGACTGACCCCACTGATCCCCAATCCTTTCCATTCCTGGAGATTTTGTCCGTAGATCTGATCAGTAACACAGTTGAGCTTCGCTTCTCGCCCTACGAGACGGACACTACCTTACGAACTTATCTACTCCTCAGTCAGGAAGGCCTCACTGGAAGCTTCTTGCCGGTTCCCGGTGTTGTCCCAGTCGCATCCGGCGACAATGGCACTTTCACAGATTCCCGGACGGCCCCGGAACGACTGTTCTACCGGCTACGGATTTCCATCCCGAGTCAGTAGCAGGGAGTTTCCAAAAGCCTTCCGACAGGCAGAAACAGAGACGACTTCAGGCCTCAGTGCAGCGTTCTCTGGATGAGTTGACTTGTGACTCATTCGTGCAAGGCTTTGCACATGTCAACCAACATAGAATTAGATGAACCACTTTTGAAGAAAGCGATGCGTCTGGGAGGTTCGAAGACCAAGAAGGAGGCAGTTCATCGGGCTCTGTCAGAATTTGTCCAGAGGAGGGAGCAGCTTAAAGTTCTGGATTTTTTTGGAAAGGTAGAACTGGACACTGGGTTCGACTACAAGAAACAGAGAAAGGTAAAGTGAAGGTTCTGGTCGATACCGACATATGGTCAGAGGCTCTTCATAAGAAGAAAGGAAAGAAATCGTTCTACGTGGACGAGCTGGTTGATCTAATCCAAGAGGGCCGGCTGGAGATAATCGGGCCCATCCGAATGGAGATACTATCAGGGATTCGAGACGGTCGAACATTCGATGCTTTTTCAAAGAGTTTATCGGCATTCGTCGACCGGATAGTTCCCTCGGAAGCTTATATCTTAGCAGCCAAGTTTTTGAATCTCTGCAGAGGGAAAGGCATACAGGGGTCGAATACTGATTTTGTAATCTGCGCATGCTCGGTTCATTGGAGCATTCCGATTCTTTCGAAAGACAAGGACTATCTCTCGTACAGAAAGCATCTACCGATTGAGCTCATCGAACCAAGAAAGAAAGGATGAATTGGAAGGCGGGTGAGCCATGTAAGGCGGCCAGAAATCGGTTTAAGCTAGCTCGAATCCACCCTGGAACAGAGTTCATAGGCCACAAAAATTCGTATGCCAAAGTGTTCGTCCTTGTCCGGTGTTAGGGCGGGTTCTAGATTCGTGTTTCTGGGAAAAGGGGAAATGAAAAAACAGATGATTCAGAAAAAACTGTCTTCAGCGGCGACCGTGGCCGGACTCTTCTCAGTAGCCTCGGAAACAAGTGCCGTTATTCAGGTCAACACTAACGGTTTTATCGTCGGGGATAACGAAGCATCGCAATTCGACTGGGATATCGATGGAGACGGGGGTAGGGAGACCCGAATCGCAGAAAGTGTTTCCGGGCCCTACAATTCAATCGGAAATAGTTTGGCGACTATCCAGTTTGGCTTCCAAGTGAGCAATAGCAGACTCGTCAATCTTCCAACGAGCGTCTACGTCGGCGCAGGGAATACGTTTCGAAACTTCATTGGGGGAATCATCGAGTACGGTGCGATTAATATAGCTACGGGTTTCACGAGTGGTGAGACGGGTTATATTGGGTTTCAATTCGACTCGAATGGAACGACTGTTTACGGGTGGGCCGAAGTAGTTTTGACCAATACAACCGTTTTCAACGGGAACGGAAATTTTGAAGTGATCGAGTGGGCCTATCAGGATGACGGTAGCGCGATCAGGGTGGGCACTATACCAGAGCCCGCGAACGCTACGGTGGGACTCGGTCTTCTCGCACTGGGTGCAGCCGGTTTGCGCCGGTGGCGAAGGAGTCGAGAAACCGGAGCACCGCCTTTGCCAAACTAGACAGCTACGGCCCACCAACGGGTTAGGTCAGATTGCGGGGGATGACCGGTTCGGAGGAGGCCGGTATCCGTTGGCTAGACCTTTGATTTGGTAGCATCCCGCCGTGAGGCGGATGATCAGAGGGGTTTGTAGGTGTGGGCTAACTTTTGGTCATCCACATCCGCGATTCTTGGCATCCGCCTTACGGCGGGATGCTACATTGTGTCTCCTGTCATCCGCATGAGCTTCTCTCGTCATCCGCCTCATGGCGGGAGGCTACATTCGGTTCCTTTGGATCAGTTGACGCCTTCGCGTTGAAAGTCATCCTTCCCGTAACTTTAGCCTAGCCTTTTCCCGCGAAATCGGGATGCTTGCCGTTGTTGGTTGCTGATACGTTTTGATTGCTGAATTTCCTTTGTTTGTTGCAGTGGCGGATAGCTTTTTGCAACCCGCCGGTCCGGTAGCCGAGGCGCAGTTGGAGCATTTGAAGACGGTTACGATACTGACTTTGATCGCAATCATTCCTCCGCTTTTGGCGACTCCCTGGGTTCTTTGGCGTTTTCGTCGGAAGAAGGGCAAGGGGAGATATTTGCCGGAGTGGGAGTCGAATAAGACGTTGGAGTGGCTGATGTGGGGAGTTCCCATTCTCGTAGTGATTTTGATGAGTGTGAGTCTGGCCCGGATCACCCTCCGCCTCGACCCCTACAAAGAGCTGGGGGACGACCCGCTCCAGATCGATGTCATCGGTTTGAACTGGAAGTGGATCTTTATCTATCCCGATGAAGGAATCGCCCTAGTCGATGAGCTGATCGTGCCGGATGGGAAAGCGGTTGAGTTGACCCTTACGACGGACACGGTGATGCAGAGTCTTCGCATTTCGGCAATCGTGGGTCAGATTTACGCGATGCCGGCAATGACTACAAAATTGAATTTTATTGCTGACGGGGTAGGGGAGTCGCGGGGAATGAACACCCAGTTTACTGGTGAAGGTTTTTGGAAGCAGAAGTTCCCGGTCTATTCGGTCTCTGAAGAGGAATACCGCAAGCGGATGGAGGAAGCCAAACAGAGTACCCTCGAGCTAACGGCAGAGACTTACGCAATCCTGGCCGAACAGGGAACTTCGGAAGATGCAAAGAAGCCGCTAGGAATCGAGGGTTTGGAGGGGCCTATCGAAATGGTGTTGGGAGACCCGGAGATCTTCAATAGGGTTCTTGCGCGGTATATGACTGGAGAGGGTATGACCCCTGAGAGTCAGCCGGGCAGTCCCGAGTACGATCCGAAACAGTCTCCACTCCCTCCGGCATCGGATATGCCGATGATGCACATGTAATATGGTTGATCCGCTTTTTGGAAAACTTTCTTGGGACTCGATCATCCTCGTCCAGGAAATCGAGAACCCGAATCTGAATCTTCTCATCACCTCCGGTGCCGCGGTGATGATTCCGGTAGGCGGTGTACTGCTCATCGCCTTGCTCTGGTGGTTGAATTGGTGGAAGCCCTTGCTCGGATGGTTGACCAGCGTGGACCACAAAAAGATCGGGGCGATGTACATCATCTTTGCGGTGGTCATGCTTTTCCGGGGAGTGGTGGAAGGGACGCTCATGCGGGTGCACCAGGCGACGGCGCTGAATGGAGGGTTTCTCTCGTCGGATCACTTCAACCAGCTCTTCACGACCCACGGGACCAATATGATCTTTTTCGTGGCGATGCCGTTTTTGATCGGATTGATCAATATCGTGGTGCCGTTACAGATTGGGGCGCGAGACGTAGCGTTTCCCCGATTGAATCAGATCAGTCTAGGGCTCACCGGGGCCGGTGGTTTTCTCATTACCATTTCTCTCCTGATTGGCGAGTTTGCGACGGGTGGATGGACGGGCTATCCATCTTACAACGGTAAGTTGATCAATCCTGGGGTTGGCCCGGATTACTGGCTCATCTCGCTTGGGATTTCGGGGATCGGTTCGACCCTGACCGGGGTGAACTTTGCGGTGACGATCTACAAGATGCGGGCCAAAGGGATGACGTTTATGCGAATGCCGCTTTTTACCTGGACCGCTCTTTGTACCTCGATCCTGCTCATCTTTGCCATGCCTCCACTCACTGCCTGCTGCGTGATGCTGGGGCTCGACCGCTATCTGGATTTCCACTTCTTCACCAACGACATGGGTGGAAACCTTATGAACTTCATCAACCTCTTCTGGATGTTTGGTCATCCGGAAGTCTATATCCTGATTCTGCCGGCGTTCGGAGTGATGTCGGAAATCTCACCGACCTTCTCGGCAAAGCGTCTCTACGGGTACACCGGGTTGGTGGCAGCGACCATGTGTATCGCGGTGGTTTCCTTTATGGTGTGGCTGCACCACTTCTTCACGATGGGCCAGTCTGCCACGGTGAATGCGGCTTTCGGAATCGCCACACTCCTGATCGGGATTC from Verrucomicrobiota bacterium includes these protein-coding regions:
- a CDS encoding type II toxin-antitoxin system VapB family antitoxin, with the translated sequence MSTNIELDEPLLKKAMRLGGSKTKKEAVHRALSEFVQRREQLKVLDFFGKVELDTGFDYKKQRKVK
- a CDS encoding PIN domain nuclease, with the protein product MKVLVDTDIWSEALHKKKGKKSFYVDELVDLIQEGRLEIIGPIRMEILSGIRDGRTFDAFSKSLSAFVDRIVPSEAYILAAKFLNLCRGKGIQGSNTDFVICACSVHWSIPILSKDKDYLSYRKHLPIELIEPRKKG
- a CDS encoding cytochrome ubiquinol oxidase subunit II, which codes for MIAEFPLFVAVADSFLQPAGPVAEAQLEHLKTVTILTLIAIIPPLLATPWVLWRFRRKKGKGRYLPEWESNKTLEWLMWGVPILVVILMSVSLARITLRLDPYKELGDDPLQIDVIGLNWKWIFIYPDEGIALVDELIVPDGKAVELTLTTDTVMQSLRISAIVGQIYAMPAMTTKLNFIADGVGESRGMNTQFTGEGFWKQKFPVYSVSEEEYRKRMEEAKQSTLELTAETYAILAEQGTSEDAKKPLGIEGLEGPIEMVLGDPEIFNRVLARYMTGEGMTPESQPGSPEYDPKQSPLPPASDMPMMHM
- a CDS encoding cbb3-type cytochrome c oxidase subunit I, which produces MVDPLFGKLSWDSIILVQEIENPNLNLLITSGAAVMIPVGGVLLIALLWWLNWWKPLLGWLTSVDHKKIGAMYIIFAVVMLFRGVVEGTLMRVHQATALNGGFLSSDHFNQLFTTHGTNMIFFVAMPFLIGLINIVVPLQIGARDVAFPRLNQISLGLTGAGGFLITISLLIGEFATGGWTGYPSYNGKLINPGVGPDYWLISLGISGIGSTLTGVNFAVTIYKMRAKGMTFMRMPLFTWTALCTSILLIFAMPPLTACCVMLGLDRYLDFHFFTNDMGGNLMNFINLFWMFGHPEVYILILPAFGVMSEISPTFSAKRLYGYTGLVAATMCIAVVSFMVWLHHFFTMGQSATVNAAFGIATLLIGIPTGVKVYDWLATLWGGRIRFTTPMIYLIGFFFLFVIGGLSGVILANPTLDYQLHNSLFLVAHFHNVIIPGVLFGILAGIHYWFPKVFGFRLMESYGKITAVCWIIGFCLTFLPLYPLGMMGMTRRTVDYSDPAYVPLMMVSGAGALFLSLAFTFIVILFWRSIVNRKKLAIPMGDPWDGRTLEWWTPSPAPDWNFAILPEVHSRDPFTEAKKDGTAYQPIEKYEDIELPSTTYYGLIIGVLGCGLGFGLVWYIWWMALASFLGCVVTAMVYGFLPKKEIVIPAEEVRKVDEAWRAEARESQGVTRDDESTEANKGLARPDALPAV